A portion of the Jaculus jaculus isolate mJacJac1 chromosome 5, mJacJac1.mat.Y.cur, whole genome shotgun sequence genome contains these proteins:
- the LOC101615519 gene encoding olfactory receptor 2G3-like yields MQELNQCTVAEFILLGFAPSPGTNPLLFTFFLVFYLLILVSNSLLITLIHQDSRLHTPMYFFISVLSTLDVCYTTTTVPQMLVHILSKKRTISFMRCVAQMYIFLLFGVTESWLFSIMSVDRYVAICHPLRYKVIMSRGMCLILVGICAAYGVVGGLCYTFFAMHLPYCGPNEIDHYFCEVPAVLKLACADTSLNDLVDFITGFNVIVVPLSLIVIVYANIFATIMKIRSAQGRIKAFSTCASHITVVTMFAIPCIIMYMSPGTGSLSNSGKKMALFYNIATAFLNPIIYSLRNKDVKRAFLKLVGGSRAPE; encoded by the coding sequence ATGCAGGAGCTCAACCAGTGCACCGTGGCAGAATTCATTCTGTTGGGCTTTGCCCCCAGCCCCGGGACCAATCCTCTGCTCTTCACCTTCTTTCTAGTCTTTTACCTGCTCATCCTTGTGAGCAACAGCCTCCTAATCACACTCATCCACCAGGACTCGCGCCTCCACACGCCCATGTACTTTTTCATCAGTGTCCTCTCCACGCTGGATGTGTGCTACACCACCACCACCGTGCCCCAGATGCTGGTGCACATTCTCAGCAAGAAGAGGACCATCTCTTTTATGAGATGTGTAGCCCAGATGTACATCTTCCTCCTCTTTGGGGTCACTGAGTCCTGGCTTTTCTCCATCATGTCTGTGGATAGGTATGTGGCCATCTGCCACCCACTCAGGTACAAGGTCATCATGAGCCGTGGGATGTGCCTCATCCTGGTGGGTATTTGTGCAGCCTACGGTGTGGTGGGTGGTCTGTGCTATACCTTCTTTGCCATGCATCTGCCCTACTGTGGTCCTAATGAAATTGACCACTACTTCTGTGAGGTCCCTGCTGTTCTGAAGTTGGCCTGTGCAGATACATCCCTCAATGACCTGGTGGATTTCATCACAGGCTTCAATGTCATTGTGGTCCCACTCTCGCTGATCGTCATTGTCTATGCCAACATCTTTGCCACCATCATGAAGATCCGCTCAGCCCAGGGGCGGATCAAGGCCTTCTCCACCTGTGCATCCCACATCACTGTGGTCACTATGTTCGCCATCCCATGCATCATCATGTACATGAGCCCTGGCACTGGCTCCTTATCCAACAGTGGCAAAAAAATGGCCCTTTTCTATAACATTGCCACAGCCTTCCTCAACCCCATCATCTATAGTCTGAGAAACAAGGATGTGAAAAGGGCTTTCCTCAAACTAGTGGGAGGGAGCAGGGCTCCAGAGTGA